The following proteins come from a genomic window of Miscanthus floridulus cultivar M001 chromosome 2, ASM1932011v1, whole genome shotgun sequence:
- the LOC136532098 gene encoding uncharacterized protein isoform X3: MDTTAAFSSATSGVLGADSAPAICPFATINIKLHVPMTLELKPSNFTKWSTAFQATCGKFGLLHHLATASTSRPTDEAWTQADFCVRGWMYSTVSDAVLNLAMTDNTQTASALWTAISAVFQANKAPRAIFLNHEFHSMTQGDLSIDAYCVRMKEKADELRDVGQPVSEPNLVLNLLRGLNEVYSTVADTIAGKQPLTFADARHQLLLKEPRLHNEEKVRATTALLAAASSPGGNQRQQQGGNQQQQQGGRRPNTKKGGQQPFPNSYGGFSNTSGSTSTNKRVPWGFNPWTGERVAPGERVTPPGQRRQGGLGAPGGPGAQAGRNQSILGPSPQAHTAFAPLQASSGGSNTSTSTWDAAGLIAALQNMQLQGNSPWVVDSGASTHMMSSDGRDA, translated from the exons ATGGACACCACCGCAGCCTTCTCCTCTGCCACCAGCGGCGTCCTAGGGGCCGACTCTGCCCCCGCCATCTGCCCCTTCGCCACCATCAACATCAAGCTCCACGTCCCCATGACCCTTGAGTTGAAGCCCTCCAACTTCACCAAGTGGTCGACGGCGTTCCAGGCCACGTGTGGGAAATTCGGGCTGCTGCATCATCTTGCCACTGCCTCCACCTCGCGCCCCACCGACGAGGCCTGGACGCAGGCTGACTTCTGCGTCCGCGGATGGATGTACAGCACCGTCTCCGACGCCGTCCTCAACCTCGCCATGACCGACAACACGCAGACGGCGAGCGCCCTTTGGACGGCCATCAGCGCTGTGTTCCAGGCGAACAAAGCTCCTCGCGCCATCTTCCTGAATCACGAATTCCACTCGATGACTCAGGGGGACCTGTCCATTGACGCCTACTGCGttcgcatgaaggagaaggccgacgaACTGCGCGACGTCGGGCAGCCCGTATCTGAGCCCAACCTCGTCCTCAATCTGCTGCGCGGGCTCAACGAGGTCTACTCCACCGTCGCCGACACCATCGCCGGAAAGCAGCCCCTCACCTTCGCCGACGCCCGGCACCAGCTCCTTCTCAAAGAACCGCGTCTGCACAACGAGGAGAAAGTGCGCGCCACCACCGCCCTCctggctgctgcctcctctccTGGTGGtaaccagcggcagcagcagggcggtaaccagcagcagcagcagggcggCAGGCGGCCTAACACCAAGAAGGGCGGCCAGCAGCCCTTCCCAAACTCCTACGGCGGCTTCTCCAACACCTCcggcagcaccagcaccaacaaaCGCGTTCCCTGGGGCTTCAATCCCTGGACCGGCGAACGTGTGGCCCCTGGAGAGCGCGTCACCCCTCCTGGACAGCGCCGCCAAGGAGGTCTTGGCGCCCCTGGAGGTCCTGGTGCCCAGGCTGGGCGCAACCAGAGCATCCTCGGGCCTTCCCCGCAGGCCCACACCGCCTTCGCTCCGCTCCAGGCGTCCTCCGGCGGCTCCAACACCTCCACCAGCACCTGGGATGCAGCCGGCCTCATTGCTGCTCTGCAGAACATGCAACTGCAGGGCAACTCGCCCTGGGTCGTTGACTCCGGCGCCTCCACGCACATGATGTCCTCGGATG GACGGGACGCATGA
- the LOC136532098 gene encoding uncharacterized protein isoform X2 yields the protein MDTTAAFSSATSGVLGADSAPAICPFATINIKLHVPMTLELKPSNFTKWSTAFQATCGKFGLLHHLATASTSRPTDEAWTQADFCVRGWMYSTVSDAVLNLAMTDNTQTASALWTAISAVFQANKAPRAIFLNHEFHSMTQGDLSIDAYCVRMKEKADELRDVGQPVSEPNLVLNLLRGLNEVYSTVADTIAGKQPLTFADARHQLLLKEPRLHNEEKVRATTALLAAASSPGGNQRQQQGGNQQQQQGGRRPNTKKGGQQPFPNSYGGFSNTSGSTSTNKRVPWGFNPWTGERVAPGERVTPPGQRRQGGLGAPGGPGAQAGRNQSILGPSPQAHTAFAPLQASSGGSNTSTSTWDAAGLIAALQNMQLQGNSPWVVDSGASTHMMSSDGSQDGTHDSPL from the exons ATGGACACCACCGCAGCCTTCTCCTCTGCCACCAGCGGCGTCCTAGGGGCCGACTCTGCCCCCGCCATCTGCCCCTTCGCCACCATCAACATCAAGCTCCACGTCCCCATGACCCTTGAGTTGAAGCCCTCCAACTTCACCAAGTGGTCGACGGCGTTCCAGGCCACGTGTGGGAAATTCGGGCTGCTGCATCATCTTGCCACTGCCTCCACCTCGCGCCCCACCGACGAGGCCTGGACGCAGGCTGACTTCTGCGTCCGCGGATGGATGTACAGCACCGTCTCCGACGCCGTCCTCAACCTCGCCATGACCGACAACACGCAGACGGCGAGCGCCCTTTGGACGGCCATCAGCGCTGTGTTCCAGGCGAACAAAGCTCCTCGCGCCATCTTCCTGAATCACGAATTCCACTCGATGACTCAGGGGGACCTGTCCATTGACGCCTACTGCGttcgcatgaaggagaaggccgacgaACTGCGCGACGTCGGGCAGCCCGTATCTGAGCCCAACCTCGTCCTCAATCTGCTGCGCGGGCTCAACGAGGTCTACTCCACCGTCGCCGACACCATCGCCGGAAAGCAGCCCCTCACCTTCGCCGACGCCCGGCACCAGCTCCTTCTCAAAGAACCGCGTCTGCACAACGAGGAGAAAGTGCGCGCCACCACCGCCCTCctggctgctgcctcctctccTGGTGGtaaccagcggcagcagcagggcggtaaccagcagcagcagcagggcggCAGGCGGCCTAACACCAAGAAGGGCGGCCAGCAGCCCTTCCCAAACTCCTACGGCGGCTTCTCCAACACCTCcggcagcaccagcaccaacaaaCGCGTTCCCTGGGGCTTCAATCCCTGGACCGGCGAACGTGTGGCCCCTGGAGAGCGCGTCACCCCTCCTGGACAGCGCCGCCAAGGAGGTCTTGGCGCCCCTGGAGGTCCTGGTGCCCAGGCTGGGCGCAACCAGAGCATCCTCGGGCCTTCCCCGCAGGCCCACACCGCCTTCGCTCCGCTCCAGGCGTCCTCCGGCGGCTCCAACACCTCCACCAGCACCTGGGATGCAGCCGGCCTCATTGCTGCTCTGCAGAACATGCAACTGCAGGGCAACTCGCCCTGGGTCGTTGACTCCGGCGCCTCCACGCACATGATGTCCTCGGATG GATCTCAGGACGGGACGCATGATTCTCCGCTGTAA
- the LOC136532098 gene encoding uncharacterized protein isoform X1 — MDTTAAFSSATSGVLGADSAPAICPFATINIKLHVPMTLELKPSNFTKWSTAFQATCGKFGLLHHLATASTSRPTDEAWTQADFCVRGWMYSTVSDAVLNLAMTDNTQTASALWTAISAVFQANKAPRAIFLNHEFHSMTQGDLSIDAYCVRMKEKADELRDVGQPVSEPNLVLNLLRGLNEVYSTVADTIAGKQPLTFADARHQLLLKEPRLHNEEKVRATTALLAAASSPGGNQRQQQGGNQQQQQGGRRPNTKKGGQQPFPNSYGGFSNTSGSTSTNKRVPWGFNPWTGERVAPGERVTPPGQRRQGGLGAPGGPGAQAGRNQSILGPSPQAHTAFAPLQASSGGSNTSTSTWDAAGLIAALQNMQLQGNSPWVVDSGASTHMMSSDGMLTQRLPPSISSITVGRDA; from the exons ATGGACACCACCGCAGCCTTCTCCTCTGCCACCAGCGGCGTCCTAGGGGCCGACTCTGCCCCCGCCATCTGCCCCTTCGCCACCATCAACATCAAGCTCCACGTCCCCATGACCCTTGAGTTGAAGCCCTCCAACTTCACCAAGTGGTCGACGGCGTTCCAGGCCACGTGTGGGAAATTCGGGCTGCTGCATCATCTTGCCACTGCCTCCACCTCGCGCCCCACCGACGAGGCCTGGACGCAGGCTGACTTCTGCGTCCGCGGATGGATGTACAGCACCGTCTCCGACGCCGTCCTCAACCTCGCCATGACCGACAACACGCAGACGGCGAGCGCCCTTTGGACGGCCATCAGCGCTGTGTTCCAGGCGAACAAAGCTCCTCGCGCCATCTTCCTGAATCACGAATTCCACTCGATGACTCAGGGGGACCTGTCCATTGACGCCTACTGCGttcgcatgaaggagaaggccgacgaACTGCGCGACGTCGGGCAGCCCGTATCTGAGCCCAACCTCGTCCTCAATCTGCTGCGCGGGCTCAACGAGGTCTACTCCACCGTCGCCGACACCATCGCCGGAAAGCAGCCCCTCACCTTCGCCGACGCCCGGCACCAGCTCCTTCTCAAAGAACCGCGTCTGCACAACGAGGAGAAAGTGCGCGCCACCACCGCCCTCctggctgctgcctcctctccTGGTGGtaaccagcggcagcagcagggcggtaaccagcagcagcagcagggcggCAGGCGGCCTAACACCAAGAAGGGCGGCCAGCAGCCCTTCCCAAACTCCTACGGCGGCTTCTCCAACACCTCcggcagcaccagcaccaacaaaCGCGTTCCCTGGGGCTTCAATCCCTGGACCGGCGAACGTGTGGCCCCTGGAGAGCGCGTCACCCCTCCTGGACAGCGCCGCCAAGGAGGTCTTGGCGCCCCTGGAGGTCCTGGTGCCCAGGCTGGGCGCAACCAGAGCATCCTCGGGCCTTCCCCGCAGGCCCACACCGCCTTCGCTCCGCTCCAGGCGTCCTCCGGCGGCTCCAACACCTCCACCAGCACCTGGGATGCAGCCGGCCTCATTGCTGCTCTGCAGAACATGCAACTGCAGGGCAACTCGCCCTGGGTCGTTGACTCCGGCGCCTCCACGCACATGATGTCCTCGGATGGTATGCTTACCCAACGCCTCCCCCCCTCCATCTCCTCAATAACAGTAG GACGGGACGCATGA